Proteins from a genomic interval of Pseudomonas silesiensis:
- the fliM gene encoding flagellar motor switch protein FliM — protein sequence MAVQDLLSQDEIDALLHGVDDGLVQTDIAAEPGTVKSYDLTSQDRIVRGRMPTLEMINERFARYTRISMFNLLRRSADVAVGGVQVMKFGEYVHSLYVPTSLNLVKIKPLRGTALFILDAKLVFKLVDNFFGGDGRHAKIEGREFTPTELRVVRMVLEQAFVDLKEAWQAIMEVNFEYMNSEVNPAMANIVGPSEAVVVSTFHIELDGGGGDLHVTMPYSMIEPVREMLDAGFQSDLDDQDERWVNALRQDVLDVDVPIGATVARRQLRLRDILNMQPGDIIPVDMPEEMIMRANGVPAFKVKMGSHKGNLALQVIEPIVRR from the coding sequence ATGGCCGTGCAGGACCTGCTGTCCCAGGATGAGATCGACGCGCTGTTGCACGGTGTCGACGATGGGCTGGTACAGACCGATATCGCTGCCGAACCCGGCACTGTCAAAAGTTATGACCTGACCAGCCAGGATCGCATCGTCCGTGGACGCATGCCGACCCTGGAGATGATCAACGAACGCTTCGCCCGCTATACCCGCATCAGCATGTTCAACCTGCTGCGCCGTTCGGCGGACGTGGCCGTCGGTGGTGTGCAGGTGATGAAGTTCGGCGAATACGTGCACTCGCTGTACGTGCCGACCAGCCTCAACCTGGTCAAGATCAAACCCTTGCGCGGCACCGCGCTGTTCATCCTCGATGCCAAGCTGGTGTTCAAGCTGGTGGACAACTTTTTCGGCGGCGACGGCCGTCACGCCAAGATCGAAGGGCGTGAATTCACCCCGACCGAACTGCGCGTGGTGCGCATGGTGCTCGAGCAGGCCTTCGTCGATCTGAAGGAAGCCTGGCAGGCGATCATGGAGGTGAACTTCGAGTACATGAACTCGGAAGTGAACCCGGCCATGGCCAACATCGTCGGCCCGAGCGAGGCCGTTGTGGTGTCGACCTTCCACATCGAGCTCGATGGCGGTGGCGGCGACCTGCACGTGACCATGCCCTATTCGATGATCGAGCCGGTGCGCGAAATGCTCGACGCCGGCTTCCAGTCGGACCTCGACGATCAGGACGAGCGCTGGGTCAACGCCCTGCGCCAGGACGTGCTGGATGTCGACGTGCCGATCGGGGCCACGGTTGCCCGTCGCCAGTTGCGCCTGCGGGACATCCTGAACATGCAGCCGGGGGACATTATCCCGGTGGACATGCCGGAAGAAATGATCATGCGCGCCAATGGCGTGCCTGCGTTCAAGGTCAAGATGGGCTCGCACAAAGGCAACCTC
- the fliL gene encoding flagellar basal body-associated protein FliL, whose protein sequence is MAKSDDAVKDPATKGKIKLIIAIAGALLLAIGLSGGATWYFMHSPQSKPAAAPETVVVGKQPAVFVPLIPAFIANYNQNGRQRYMQVSITLQGRDQADLDALKAHMPVIRNNLVMLFSGQDFATLASPVGQEMLRQKATASVQEVAHKELGKVVIEQLLFTNFVLQ, encoded by the coding sequence ATGGCGAAGAGCGACGACGCAGTTAAAGACCCCGCAACCAAAGGCAAGATCAAGTTGATCATTGCGATAGCGGGCGCCCTGCTGCTGGCGATAGGCTTGTCCGGAGGGGCCACCTGGTACTTCATGCACAGCCCCCAGAGCAAGCCAGCCGCCGCACCGGAAACCGTGGTTGTCGGCAAACAGCCGGCGGTTTTCGTGCCCCTGATTCCGGCCTTCATTGCCAACTACAACCAGAACGGCCGCCAGCGCTACATGCAGGTGAGCATCACCCTGCAGGGTCGCGATCAAGCCGATCTGGACGCGCTCAAGGCGCACATGCCGGTGATCCGCAATAACCTGGTCATGCTGTTCTCCGGGCAGGACTTCGCCACGCTGGCATCCCCGGTCGGCCAGGAAATGTTGCGGCAGAAAGCCACGGCCAGCGTCCAGGAAGTGGCGCACAAGGAACTCGGCAAAGTCGTCATCGAACAATTGCTTTTCACTAATTTCGTACTGCAGTAG
- a CDS encoding flagellar hook-length control protein FliK, with the protein MPVTPDILLQAAARSKAKAAFANPPAQVAEPGGKASGFAHVYANQARNTPSAVNERPVKPMRDNVAHGPVKQDVSHDKAAAAKPPVADSGKSLPADKPAADEKIASEGADAADTSVTSVTEAAVDPTTDAADPALGAQTPPVADAVPPQDEQPILVAMTAAVTADAGFDPQADPLDALPALRMAMEQSGHVSASSQAQPPALPTSTSTKADGEPAAAQNLVVGKAGMLDVQAEKDSAESGDKAFSGLLDDGLKDLKAAGSDTRVDDFASRLAALTQAATPKTANALPVNQPIAMHQSGWSEEVVNRVMYLSSANLKAADIQLQPAELGRLDIRVNMVPDQQTQVTFMSAHPGVREALDGQMHRLREMFAQQGMGQVDVNVSDQSRGWQGQGQEQARQGESGRTGSSGGRLDAMDDESAPTVAEVAASTTSIIGSSAVDYYA; encoded by the coding sequence ATGCCCGTAACCCCCGATATTCTTCTCCAGGCCGCCGCCCGGTCCAAGGCCAAAGCGGCTTTCGCCAATCCACCGGCGCAGGTCGCCGAGCCCGGGGGCAAGGCATCCGGCTTCGCTCATGTCTACGCCAATCAGGCTCGCAATACCCCTTCGGCGGTGAACGAAAGACCGGTCAAGCCAATGCGCGACAACGTAGCGCATGGGCCGGTCAAACAGGACGTCAGCCACGACAAGGCTGCCGCCGCGAAACCGCCCGTTGCCGATAGCGGCAAATCCTTGCCCGCTGATAAACCGGCGGCCGATGAAAAGATTGCCAGCGAAGGTGCGGATGCCGCTGACACCTCTGTCACCTCTGTCACCGAGGCGGCGGTTGACCCGACCACCGATGCTGCAGATCCCGCACTCGGTGCGCAAACTCCACCAGTGGCAGATGCCGTGCCACCCCAAGACGAGCAGCCGATTCTTGTGGCAATGACCGCCGCCGTCACCGCTGATGCCGGATTCGATCCCCAGGCCGACCCCCTCGATGCCCTGCCAGCCTTGCGCATGGCCATGGAGCAAAGCGGGCACGTTTCCGCTTCCAGCCAGGCCCAGCCACCCGCGTTGCCGACCTCGACCTCGACCAAGGCCGATGGCGAGCCGGCCGCAGCGCAAAACCTGGTCGTCGGCAAGGCGGGCATGCTTGACGTGCAGGCCGAAAAGGACAGTGCCGAAAGCGGTGACAAGGCCTTCAGCGGCCTGCTCGATGACGGTTTGAAAGACTTGAAGGCCGCCGGCAGCGATACCCGTGTCGACGATTTTGCCAGCCGTCTGGCGGCGCTGACCCAGGCGGCCACGCCGAAAACCGCTAACGCGCTGCCGGTGAACCAGCCGATCGCCATGCATCAAAGTGGCTGGAGCGAAGAAGTGGTAAACCGGGTCATGTACCTGTCCAGCGCCAACCTCAAGGCCGCCGACATCCAGTTGCAACCGGCCGAACTCGGACGCCTCGACATTCGCGTGAACATGGTTCCGGATCAGCAGACCCAGGTCACCTTCATGAGCGCGCATCCAGGTGTTCGCGAAGCGCTGGACGGGCAGATGCATCGCTTGCGCGAGATGTTTGCGCAGCAGGGCATGGGGCAGGTTGATGTCAATGTGTCCGATCAGTCTCGTGGCTGGCAGGGCCAGGGGCAGGAACAGGCCAGGCAGGGGGAAAGTGGTCGCACCGGTTCCAGCGGTGGTCGCCTTGACGCCATGGATGACGAGAGTGCGCCCACAGTCGCCGAAGTGGCAGCCAGCACGACCAGCATCATCGGCTCCAGCGCCGTCGACTATTACGCCTGA